The Rhinoraja longicauda isolate Sanriku21f chromosome 15, sRhiLon1.1, whole genome shotgun sequence genome includes a region encoding these proteins:
- the LOC144600652 gene encoding ubiquitin-like protein 3 has translation MSAAPIDKVNLRLILVSGKTQEFVFSPNDSAWDIAKHVYENWPVGWDDERISSPTILRLIYQGRFLHGNVTLGALKLPPGRMTVMHLVARETLPEPNSQGQRNREKTGERNCCMIL, from the exons GTAAATCTGCGCCTTATTTTAGTTAGTGGGAAGACTCAAGAGTTTGTGTTTTCACCGAATGATTCTGCCTGGGATATTGCCAAACATGTCTATGAAAACTGGCCCGTGG GTTGGGATGATGAACGGATCAGCAGCCCCACTATTCTTCGGCTTATTTACCAAGGAAGGTTTTTGCACGGAAATGTCACTTTGGGAG CCCTTAAGCTTCCTCCAGGAAGGATGACAGTGATGCATTTAGTTGCCAGAGAAACATTGCCAGAACCGAATTCCCAAG GTCAAAGAAatcgggagaaaactggagagcgTAATTGctgtatgatcttatga